The sequence tacaccaaaagtgttttaatttggttattataatgtgatttgaatttatttgtttatgttaaatgcaatcatcatcatcattgccataaatatataaaacatttatagttttaataattaaagcacttgaaatatatagttcaataaaacataaatttgaaaagaaagtgcaaatgtaattttgtttgaaaacataaacataagtctaagcatcatcatcatcatcatcatcggcatcagggtgtggaggtggcggagcattatacatcctcataaacgcctccaattgagccacgcggtcctgcatctgttggcgttctgcttgctctgccgccatgcgctcctctatctgttggcgttgtgcttgctctgccgccaatcgctcctccagcgtggagatccgtgtctcataaagctgctgagacaccgcagaagtgcccgtgctgcggatagaccccctactagcctgactctgcccggcactcccgacgccgtagatccgtgacctatcaatttgcaccacctccaaatacacctcgtctagccgctcctgtcgtcctgtggcagcggccagtcgatgaacctcggcctaatacatacataacaatgcataattgttagaaaataaatagccggactaaatatttgaataaacttaaacacttacgtcaattctagcatctctctccgacgtataacttccgtcggcgtacgtgtggaggcggaggaaggtggcatagttcggtgcatcctggggagtaccaggatccaagctctgtatatgcatttatataagataaataagttatattagtcaatatattaatttaatttatatacttaattatttgtaaagagtaacagctatcttctcactcagtattctcatgtcatatatggccacgttgcgggatgttaattctctgaagaagaaacttaactctgtaattgcctcccaaacattcttaggaagaagttctttaaatgcaacaggcagaaggatttgcatgaacacgtgacagtcatgacttttcatgttgtgcatcttcagggcgttcatgtcaacgcatctactaatatttgacacgtacccatcgggaaacttaagactcttgatccattggagtaagatcttcttctcttccctgtcaagcgtataacatgctttcggataccctcgagttccagccactttcttcaactctttccgcttgcagaaggtgttcaattcttctctagatttttctgtatcttttgtcttccccttcacattcaggacagtattaaacacgttatcaaacacatttttctcaatgtgcataacatccagattatgtcgaatcaaaagatatctccaatagggtagatcccaaaatatgcttttctttttccaccctacatcttgatatttggcgagttgagcgttcctgccatcgaagtcttcggtaaccttcacgaagcctaacccctcgatttgattcaagatttgtattcctgatctttgttctggtggaccaacattgcatgtcttattcctcaagaatgaagttttgtttctcctaaacacatggttaggaggtaagaacttccgatgattatcaaaccacgattgttttccactcatcggcaaagtgaatgcttctgtattctccatgcaatgtggacatgccaatttcccagctgtaccccacccagacaacatagcgtacgctggaaaatcactgatagtccatatcagagctgctcgcatctggaaattttgcttcaacgatatgtcgtaagtgttcacaccaacctcccacagagattttaactcgtgtatcaatggctgtaagaatacgtccaacttcatctttgggtttgatgggccaggcacgaggactgtgaggaacatgaattgttctttcatgcacaaccacggaggcaggttatacggcgtgacaataactggccaagaagaatattgacgccctgattgtgcaaatggggcaaaaccatctgtagagaggcccaacCTCACATTTCTAATCTCatcggcgaatccaggaaagactgaattcaaatgtttccatgccggagagtcggccgggtggcgcattatcccatcgtctgtggaggtcgcatgccaccgcatatgttcagcagttgcaggagatgcaaacaatctctgcaatcggggcgtcaagggaaaatagtgcatctgtttagcgggcacttgtttctttctgcgactcccagatgcacgcaagctgtccttatatcgtgattggtcacagaacatacaactatgtagctcactagtttccccccaatacaacatgcagttattaacacagcaatcgatcttctctactggcaaacccaaaccacgtagatttcttttcgtactatagaagtcttctggacagttgttaccctctggtaaagcagctttcatcatcgaagacatctgattgtaagtcctctctgacatgtggctttcagtctttatgctcatgaattgagtcatccaacttaattgtgagtacgtgtcacatcctgcgtacaatggagtatccgctgcatccaacatgttataaatctgttgagcgtcattattgggcggctgctccagatttggaggatcttgataattactaggtccagcatggtcatgcaccatcctttcgtagttattgtataatccatcatcctcattcattatagcatgttctctcggcatagacagcggtgcttccccgtgacaaacccaaactttgtaattcaggacaaatccacgcctactaacatgttctctgaccgtaggtacatctaaatacgcttgattcttgcacttcttacacgggcacctaatgttaccttgtccatctgtgtacgccgtttgattgaacgcccactcaaggaaaaactcaagccccgtttcaaatgcggtacgatcattgtatctcgcgtacatccacgtacgattatcactcattcttgcaaattctaattgaaaaaaacaaataaaacataataaattacttgaaatctaacaaaatttcgacagcataaccccactatcctaactatcaagtgctcgactctaccagtaactatagtgaccatagtggtcctaatttactaagcctatactaggtctacccgaccccccaatgtcgaagcaataatacaatacaaataaaagcaataaaaatcatggtaattaaattaaaaacaatcatttgtagggagacgatccttaagaaataatcaatttctaacccaaagggagaagatccttaagaaattgattaaatctatcccacaatatatatatatataataatataacatttcataaacacatagcacataacattgaatttaacaaaattatccaacatatatatataaattattctaacaaacaacttaaactaattgattaaaattaatataatttaaaattaatcatgcttcataatttaaaattaaactaacaacatcatatattaaatggattaatataatttaaaattaatcatgcttcatataatttagttataaacaaaatctattataaattaattaactatatataacaaataaatctatttaattaatatataattaaatacataaataaattcataattaaataattaaataaataaattagagagcgtacggtggtggtttccggtgggtgtcgtgaagaaggcggtgaaacgaggtcgtcgaactacaataaataatataagtgaaattatataattatatatatataattaaaattaattagatatatatatatatagatctagagagagagagagagagagatacctgcTGGGTcagcggcg comes from Salvia miltiorrhiza cultivar Shanhuang (shh) chromosome 3, IMPLAD_Smil_shh, whole genome shotgun sequence and encodes:
- the LOC131014516 gene encoding uncharacterized protein LOC131014516; this translates as MHIQSLDPGTPQDAPNYATFLRLHTYADGSYTSERDARIDAEVHRLAAATGRQERLDEVYLEVVQIDRSRIYGVGSAGQSQASRGSIRSTGTSAVSQQLYETRISTLEERLAAEQAQRQQIEERMAAEQAERQQMQDRVAQLEAFMRMYNAPPPPHPDADDDDDDDA